ACGCGACCCGGTCATTCAGCTCGGCCAGTTGCGCCTGTACCAGCGAGAGCCGGGCATCGAACAGATTGCGTTCGGTGTCCAGGACGTCCAGATAGCTGGAATAACCGTTGTCGTACCGCAAAGTAGCCAAGTGCAGCTGGCGGGTCAGGGCGATCACTTTCGCATTCTGTGCTTGGGTCACCTTCGCCGCCTGGTTGTTCACCACTAACGCACCACGCACGTCGCCAAAGGCGTTTTGCACAGCACCGCGATATCCGGCAAGCGCTTCACGCTCCACGGCTCGGGCTTGATCTACCTGTGCCGCCGTTAACCCACCGTTGAACAAAGGCATGGCCAGGTCGCCTGCAAACGACCAGGTCTTGGCGGCACCCGTAAACAAATTGCCAAACGCCAGGCTTTCCACCCCCGCTAAACCGGTCAGGCTCACCGTCGGGAAATACCCCGCCCGCGCTGCTTCGACCCGCGCGCGCGCCGCGATCAAACTCGCCTCGGCTTGCTGAATGTCGGGACGACGCAGTAGCAGGTCAGATGGCAAGCCAGCGGGGATCGTCGGTGGATGGCCGATCTCCTCGATCCGTTTGCCACGTGGCGGCAGCGTCTGCACGATGTCTTTGGGGCTTTGACCCAACAACACCGCCAGCGCCGATTCAGTCTGGGCAATTTCTCCGACCAGATTAGGCTCGGTGGCCTGCGCGGTATTCAACTCGGCCTCGGACTGGCGCACATCCAGTTCTGAAATCAGACCACCCTTGAAGCGCTTGGTCTGCAGGTCGTAGCTCTCAACGCGCGAATGAATGGTGTCGCGGGCAATTTGCAACTGGCCATCCAGAGCCAGCAAGTTGAAATACGTCTGCGCGACTTCTGCATCCAGCGCCAGAATCACGGCATCCTGGTTGTATTGCGCGGCCAGCAGATCACGCCTGGCGGCCTCCGTCTGATTGGCCAGACGGCCCCACAAATCGATCTCCCAACTGGCAGAAGCGGCCACTTGGTAGTCGTTGTACGTCCCAAGCGCAAATGATGGGCCTCTATCTGAGGCTTTTTGCCGTGAACCACCCGCAGCAGCATTCAATTGCGGTAACTGCGCTGACGAGTTGATACCGACCACCGCGCGCGCCTGATCAACCCGTGCCGCGGCTTGCGCCAGGTTCTGGTTGTTCTGACGCGCCGTGGTGATCAATTGCTCCAGTAGCGGGTCACCAAACTGGTTCCACCAATGTTGGTCGATCCAGCTGTTGTCTTGCTGCATTGCGCTGTCGGCTGGCAGCTCGGAAACCGGGGTCGATTTGTCTGGCTGGAAGAAGGCGCAGCCGGGCAGGGCGGTGGCGATCAGCGCACCCAGCAGGGCAGTGCGCAAAGGTTTGGTTAACAACACGAGGGAGGGCTTATTCATGATCCACCCCATGGCTTTCGAGTGCAGGTGTGGCCGGTTCTGCCTTCTTTTTCTTGCTCCCCAAACCCATGATCAGCCGGAAGAACAGCGGAACGAAGAAGGTCGCAAGGCATGTCGCTGCCAGCATCCCGCCAATCACCCCGGTACCAATCGAGTGCCGGCTGGCCGAGCCGGCGCCCGTTGAAGTTACCAATGGCACGCAACCCAGAATGAAGGCGAGCGAGGTCATTACAATTGGCCGGAACCGTAATCGCGCGGATTCAAGCGCAGCATCCAGCAAGCTCATGCCCTCCTGATGTTTCTCTACCGCAAACTCGACAATCAAGATGGCGTTCTTCGCCGACAGGCCGATCAGCGTCACCAAGCCAATCTGGAAGTACACGTCGTTGGTCAAGCCGGTCGCCCACACCGCGATCAGTGCGCCAAACAGCCCGAACGGCACAGCTGTGATCACCGCAATCGGCAAGGTCCAGCGTTCATACTGCGCGGCCAGGATCAGGAACACCATGATGATCCCGAAGATAAACGCTTGCGCCGAGGTGCCGCCCGCCAGTTTTTCCTGGTAAGCACTACCCATCCAGGCAAGCGAATAATCGCCGCTCAGCGTTTGCGCGGCTATTTCTTCAGCCGCTGCAATGGCCTGACCGCTGGAAACACCGGGCGCTGGCGTCAGCATGACCTTACCGGCGGAAAAGACGTTGAAACGCTCAACCAGTTCTGGCCCGACAATCGGACGCACTTTGACCAGTGAACTGAGCGGAATCATCTCGCCACTAGCGGAGCGCACAAAGACGTTCCGAATGTCGTCTGGCTGCGAGCGGAAGTCTGCCTCAGACTGCAACTGCACTTTGTAAGTCCGGCCAAACAGGTTGAAGTCATTAACGTATTGCGAGCCGAAAGTCGCCGCCAAAGTGTTGAATACCTGGTTAACCGGCACACCCAGTGTCTTGGCTTTGTCGCGATCCAGATCAAAGAACATTTGCGGCACGGTGGCGCGATACGTGGTGCTGACCGTGGCAAATTCCGGCCGTTTCTTCGCTGCCTCCAGATAGGCCTGAATGGTTTGCTCAATCGCTGCCGGATCAGTGGTGCCGCGACTCTGGATATACGCCTCCAGGCCACCGGTAGTGGACATGCCGGTAATGGGAGGAGGGTTGAACGCCAACACGATGGCGTCTTTGATGCGTGCGCCAGCGAACATCACTTTGCGTGCCAGCGAGAACGAATCTTCACCTTTCCCTTCACGTTCTTTCCAGTCTTTCAGTGTCACAAAGCTGGTTGCGGCGTTGGAGCGATATGTACCCGAGATAACGTCAAAGCCACTGAAGGTAAGTGCCTCGGCGACTGATTTATCTTTCAACAGGGCGGTATCCAACTGCTTGGTCACTGTCTCGGTGCGCGACAGCGATGCGGCATCAGGCATGATTGGTACCACCATCAGGTAGCCTTGATCTTCGTCTGGGACCAAACCGCCAGGAACCGTTTTGAACAGCACCAACAGCAGAACGATCATCGCACCAAAGATGAGGAAAGCCACGCCAACACGCCGGTTTAGAAACGCCACGCCCCCCACGTAGCTATTGGTCACCTTATCAAAGTTGCGGTTAAACCAGCGGAAGAAGCGGTTCGGCTCATGGTGGGTGGGTTTAAGAATCAGCGCGCACAAAGCAGGGGTGAGCGTCAGCGCCACAATGCCGGAAATGACCACCGATACGGCGATTGTCACTGCGAACTGTTTGTACATCACGCCGGTCATGCCACCCATGAAGGCCACGGGCAAGAACACCGAGCACAGCACCAGCACAATGGCGACCACCGGGCCAGAGACCTCATCCATGGCCTTGATGGCGGCATCTTTTGGCGAGAGCTTCTCGGTGGTCATGATACGTTCGACGTTTTCGAGCACCACGATCGCGTCATCCACCACGATACCGATCGCCAGCACCATCCCGAACAAGGTTAACAAGTTGATCGAGAAACCAAACGCGGCCATCCCGGCGCAGGTACCAATCAACGACACCGGCACCGCCAGACAAGGAATCAAGGTGGCGCGGGCGTTCTGCAAGAAGATGTACACCACCACAAATACCAGCACGATGGCTTCAAATAGCGTGTGGAGCACTTCTTCAATCGAGATCTTCACAAACTTGGTGGTGTCATAAGGGATGTCGTAGCTCATCCCTTGCGGAAAGCGGCTCTTGAGCTCGTCCATCTTTTTGCGGATGGATTCAATCACCGACAACGCATTGGCACCTGGCTGCAGGTAAACCGCCATACCCACCGAAGGCTTGCCATTGTGGTTCGCCACCACGTCGTAAGCGTTGGAGCCCAGTTCGACGCGGGCAACGTCTTTGACGCGAGTTTGCGAACCGTCTGGATTGGCCCGCACGATGATGTTGCCAAACTCTTCAACGCTTTCCAGTCGGCCTTTAGCCGAAGCGGTATAGGTAAATTCTTGCGGGCTGGTTGACGGCTCCGCGCCGATTTTACCTGCGGCAAACTGCTGGTTCTGTTCCTGGATTGCGTTCAGCACATCGGCTGGCGTCAGTCCCAATTGGGCCACTTTGTCCGGGCGCAACCAAATGCGCATGGCGTAGTCGCCCGAGCCAATGATCGATACGTCACCCACACCAGACAGGCGCTTGATTTCGTCCACCACGTTCAACGTGGCGTAGTTGGACAGGAACGAGGCGTCCTGATTACCGCCTTTGGAATCGAGCGTCACAAAACCCAGAATGGACGTGGATTTCTTTTTAACGGTCAAACCCTGGCGCTGGACCTCTTGCGGTAGCTGGGCAATCGCAGCTTGCACCCGGTTGTTGACGTTAATGGTGGCCAGGTCAGGGTCTGTGCCCACTGCAAAGTACACGTTCAGGTTCATGGCGCCGTTGGAAGCGGCGGACGACTGCATGTAAAGCATGCTTTCCACACCGTTGACTTGCTGCTCGATCGGTGCGGCAACGGTTTCGGCAATAACTTGCGGAGAAGCGCCAGGGTAATTGGCACTGACTGAAACGACGGCAGGAACAATTTGCGGGTATTGCTCGATCGGCAGCGACTTCATGGCCGCAAGGCCACCCAGCACGATGATGATGGAGATAACGCTGGCAAAGACCGGCCGTTCAATAAAGAACTTCGAGAACATGACCGCTCCTTACTTGTCGGTGGAAGCGTTGGATACGGCAGCAGCAGCAGGAGCATCGGCCGCTGCAACAGCACTGGCATCCACCGGTTCAACCGGTGAGCCCGGTCGCGCCTTGAGTACACCCTCCACAACGATGCGTTCGTTGCCTTTCAATCCAGAGGCGACGATAAAGTCTGTGCCATAGGCATTGCCCAGCTGTACTACTCGTGACTCCACCACGTTCTTGTCATTGACCACCAACACCGCTTTGTCAGCCTGAATCTGTACTACGGCGCGTTGCGGAATCAGGATGGCGTTCTTGCGCATGATGCCGCCAATCAACACGCGGACAAACTGCCCCGGTAACAAGGTGCCGCTGGGGTTAGGGATGATGGCGCGGCCACTGATGGTGCCGGTGGTAGGGTCAACCTTGCTGTCAGCAAAATCGATCAGTCCGGAGTGGTCGTAAAGGGTACCGTCAGAGAGCCGAAGTTTTACCGGGTAGCGTTGGTTCTGCGGCAACACCACATCGCCGCGTTTTTCGGCCTGCTGCAAAGCGAGCTTGTCGGTTTCGGAAATCGAGAAATTGGCATACAGCGGATCAAGCTGGTCGATGGTGGTCAGCAGGCCGCCGTTGCTGGTGGCTGGTGATACCAGACTGCCTTCAGAGAAATTGATTTTGCTGGCCATGCCGCCAATGGGCGCGACCACGTTGGTGTAGCCCAAGTTGATGCGGGCTTCTTCCGATTTGGCTTTGGAAGAATCCAGATTGGCCTTGGCTGAATCATATGCAGCCATGGCGTCATCGTAATCTTTGCGGGAAACCGCGTTTTCTTTGTATAGCGGAATAATCCGGTCGCGGTCAGCGGTGGCTTTATCCAGTGCGGCCTTGGTCTGCGCTTCCACACCGAGAGCTTGATCCAGTGTGGCTTTGTAGGTGGCTGGGTCGATCTGGAACATCAATTGACCGGCTTTAACCGGCTTGCCTTCCGTGTAATCGCGCTTCAGCAAGATACCCTCAACGCGGGCGCGAACCTGAATCTGCCGGTAGCCTGCGGTCTGGCCCACTGTTTCATAGGTGGTTTCCAGCGTCCGTGGTTGCAATTGCAGCACGGTAACTTTGGGCGGCGGTTGCTTTGGCGCTTCGGCCTTTTTGTCGCAGGCGCTTAGCGCGAAAGCCAGGGTAAGGGAAACAGCAAGAGGTACAGCAAGTGGTAGAGCGCGACCGGATGACACGAAGTTTCCCCTGGCAGGGCAATGCCGGTATCTCGAAGGCTATGTGTGGTCTAAAGCCTTATGCAAGACAGGCACTGCGTAGTTTGTATGTAAGGCACTAAATACACCTCCGTTATATATAGGCCAGGGAAAACACAATTGCGCAGTGGGTCAGGGGAAATCTTGTATCGCTACGACATGGGTTGTGTTGATACAACAATTACCGGTTGATGGCTTGGGCCAGACATTCATCGGTATCGGCGTTGATCTTGTCTTGTAAAGACTGCATTGCCGCAAAATTGGAAAAGCGGATTCGGTTTTGCAATGCAGTTTTGGTAATGTCCCCGTTGCTCCAGATGGCAAAGTCTGACGTTCGCAATGGCAAGTCACTCAGTGCGGTACGCGCCGCCACGCTGCTCTGTGCCGGGTAAATGCTGAGTAGATTGATCCCTGCGGGCAAGGAGCGTAGCAGACGTCCATAGTCGTCAAACCGTTCACCTGGCTTATCGGTTGTGACGTCGAACAGCGAGCTGGCGGTGTCCGGCGTAACAATGCCCGCGCGCTGCCCATTACGATTCAGGGCCAGTTGTTTATCTAAAGGCATTTCGCTGAGCGAGGTCACCACCGGGTAGCCGGTTTGCTGTGCGAGCGACAAATACAGCCTGGTCAGCATGGGGCTGGCGCGCCAGAATGCATTGCGTGATTCCAGATGCGTAATCTTGACGCCACTTTCTTTTACCCTGGCAATCTGTGCCAGCAATTCCTGGCGAGCATCTTCTTCGGTAGCGTGCAGCGCCAGTTCTGCCGGGGTACGCCACAAATTGCCCTGACTGTTATAAAGCGACGGCACACTCTGGACGGGCAGTACCCCGCGCCAGGGTAGTTTGTCTTGCCATTCGTTGGTCAATGCCAGCGATACGCCCACGCCCAGATCACGGGCTTTGGCGCGGCGTAGTGCCATGTCTGATTCGTTTCCCACCGGCATGATTGCCAGCGTCTGGATGGTGCCCGTTTCAATCAAGCGAAAGGCCGCAGCGTCGATATCTGGCTGCATGCCAACGTCGGCCGCTTCAACAATCAATACTTTGTCCCGAGGTTTGAAGCCCAGACAACTGCTAAGCGGAGTGGCGATTGCGGTGGTGGCAAATAACAGGCCCGCGCAGAAGGGCAGAAACTGACGAACAAGCGTCCGGGATGGTGCAAACAACAAGGGCATGGCGGCGGGTCCGTTGGGGTACAACGTTGGAGCGGGTTCCTTGGCAGTGTGCGTGGCTGCGGGAACCGTCTATTTCACTTCTGTTCAACGCTTCAATGGGCAGGAGGATAACAACAACTTGCACAAGGCAGTATTTGCTGCGGGCCAAGTGTTGTGAATGGCGCAAGAGCGGACCAACGCTGCGCCGGTGGGCGGGGATTTAACTGATTTCGTCGTTTAGCGACTCGGTCGCCAATTGCCGGGCACGCCGCGCAAGGATGGCGCTGGCGGCGGCCAGCTCCAGTTGCGCCACGGCCAGTTGCATGGCTTCAGGCGCTTGTTCCAGCGCATCCAGCGCGCGCATCAGCTTGAGCATGCCAATCTGCCCGGCAATGCCTTTGGCGCTGTGGGCATGGCGGCTACGCTCGGATAACTGTTCTTGTTCAGCCAGTTCTTGCAATAGCACGCCAATGCGGTCGAGCCCGCGCTGGGCAAACGGAACGGCTTTTTCCATGCTGTAGCCAAGGGCGGCCGCGGCTTCTTCCAGTGATGCCGGAATGGCGTGCTGGGGCTTGACCAAGGTTTTTTCTACCAGCGTGCGCAGCAACTGGTCACGGGTGAAGGGTTTGGTCACCCAACCATCCACACCAGCCGCAGCCAGTTCGGTCGCATCAGGTGAATGCCCGGCGCTGACCAGATAAAACTGCCCGGCAAAGCCGAGTTTGCGCAGGCTTTGGGCCAGCCGGATGCCGTTCATGAAGGGCATGTGAAAGTCCGCGAGGATGGTGTCGATATGCGGCTGGCCGCGCCACACACCCATCGCGTCTATGCCGTCTTCAGCGCTGAGCACAGTCGCACCGGCGCGATTCAGGATTTCGCTCAGCAAATCCCGATTGAGCGGTTGGTCTTCGGCAATCATTATAGTGCGACCAGTGAGCGCGCCTTGCCAATCGGTACGGGTGCTTTCGTGGGCTGGCTGGGCCGGAGTTACCGGCACATGCACGGTAAACGTAGTGCCCTGGCCTGGCGTGCTATCCAGTTCGATATGGCCCCCCATCAAATGGGTGAAGTCACGGCAAATGGACAAGCCCAAACCGGCGCCACCGGCACGACGCCCGGCCGCAGCTTGCTCAAACGGGGTGAAGATGACTTGCGAATCCTGATTGGCAATGCCCGGTCCGGTATCAATGACTTTGGCGACCAGCCAATGGCCATTATTGCCGCGTGCCTCATGTGCCAGATGAATCGCTACTTTGCCTTCTTCAGTCAGTTTGATGGCGTTGCCAATCAGGTTGACCAGAATCTGGCGCCACTTGCCCGCATCCAAGCGGAACCAACCGTTGTCAGGTGCCACAATCTCGAAAGCCACGCCTTTGCGGGCCGCTTGCTCATGAAACAGCCCATGCAACTGGCGCACCAGTCCGGCCATCGACATCGGCGTCTCATACAGCTTGATATGGCCCGCTTCCAGCTTGCTCACGTCCAGTACGTTGCCAATCAGACTCAGCAAGTATTCGCCGCTGTCCTGAATGTGCGAGAGCCACTGCGTTTGCGGCGAACTCAAATCACGTTCATCCGAGAAACGCTCGACGTACCCCAAGATGGCGGTCAGCGGGGTGCGGATTTCGTGGCTGACATGGGCCAGGAAAGTGGTTTTGGCGTGATTGGCGGTTTCGGCCTGGCTGCGGGCGGTTTCCAGTTCGGCGGTGCGCTGCGTGACCAGCGATTCCAGCCGCTCTGCTTCAGCAATCAGATGAAACCGGTAGGCTGATTCGGCAGCTTCTTTACGTCGCCGCAGTTCGCGCACGCGCAACGCCATCGCCACGCTGAACAGCATGATTTCAATGACAATGCCGACGAAGATAAAGCGGTAACTGAACGAGTCGTGCTCAATCAAACCGTAGTCGCGCAAGCCCCAAGTTACCGTGAGCGAGACTGAATACGTGGCCCACGCCAGCAAAAATAGCTTTGCACCAGGCACGCGATTGCGGATCGCCATTACGCTGGCGGCGATGTAGATCAGAAAACCAATCCCGCCGATATTGAGGGCTTCTAGCGCAAACTGTTCCTGCCCAACCAGCGCTGCGACGCTGCTGATGCCACCAATGGCAACAATGGAGAGCAGGGCTTTATCCAGCCATGGACTAAAGCGGGAAACGTGCAGGTAATGGCGCACAAATTGCGCCGCGCAGATGAAGTAAATGCCGCTACAAAAGAACAATAGCTTGAGGCTGAAATGGCCGTTCCAGAGCAGCAGCGGCCAGACGCCCGTTGCACTGTGGAACGATATCGTCAGCATCAGCAGGTTAAGACCGTAGTACAGGAACGCTTTATCGCGGGTGGCGGCAAAGCCGGTCAATGCGCCAAAGGCCACCAGCAGCATGATGCCGATCATGCCGCCAATCATGAACATTTCATGCGAATTGGCGCGGAAAAACGGTTGCTCGCCCCAGACGCGCAAATCCGAATAAATCGGCCCGGACATATCGGCGTGCTCGTTAAACAGCACGCGCACCATGACATCCTCGCTGACGCCAGCGGCTACTGGCTCACGAAATACCGGACGGATAGTCGCCAACGGGCGGGCGTCTTCCGTCTGGCCACCGCGAAAAGCCTGGCGCTTCCAGGGCTCATTGCTGCCAGCCGGGCGCGTGTAGAGCGTGACGCTGTCAATCAGACCGTCGGTGTACTCGATATAACTGTTGAGTTTGGCCGGGGAAGGGTTGCGCAATTCAAAGCGGAACCACCAGGCATCGCGGCTATAACCACGCGAACGTTGTAGACCATGTGGCGAGGTGAACTGGCCTTGGGCAGCGGCATTGGCGGCCTGGTCAATACTGGCGTTGCGACTGGGATCGCGCCAGAGTTTCAGTTCGTGATCCAGTTCCACGCCGGGTGTATCAGGCGTGACGACGATTGCGCTGGCGGGCAACGCGGTCAGCAGCAGAGCGAACAGACACAGGGCCTGCAACAGCAAGCGTAGCGCCGCGGGCCGACGCAAATGCGTG
This genomic interval from Silvimonas soli contains the following:
- a CDS encoding efflux transporter outer membrane subunit gives rise to the protein MNKPSLVLLTKPLRTALLGALIATALPGCAFFQPDKSTPVSELPADSAMQQDNSWIDQHWWNQFGDPLLEQLITTARQNNQNLAQAAARVDQARAVVGINSSAQLPQLNAAAGGSRQKASDRGPSFALGTYNDYQVAASASWEIDLWGRLANQTEAARRDLLAAQYNQDAVILALDAEVAQTYFNLLALDGQLQIARDTIHSRVESYDLQTKRFKGGLISELDVRQSEAELNTAQATEPNLVGEIAQTESALAVLLGQSPKDIVQTLPPRGKRIEEIGHPPTIPAGLPSDLLLRRPDIQQAEASLIAARARVEAARAGYFPTVSLTGLAGVESLAFGNLFTGAAKTWSFAGDLAMPLFNGGLTAAQVDQARAVEREALAGYRGAVQNAFGDVRGALVVNNQAAKVTQAQNAKVIALTRQLHLATLRYDNGYSSYLDVLDTERNLFDARLSLVQAQLAELNDRVALYKAVGGGWQIQASGGTPVASNTEKAPATP
- a CDS encoding efflux RND transporter permease subunit, translating into MFSKFFIERPVFASVISIIIVLGGLAAMKSLPIEQYPQIVPAVVSVSANYPGASPQVIAETVAAPIEQQVNGVESMLYMQSSAASNGAMNLNVYFAVGTDPDLATINVNNRVQAAIAQLPQEVQRQGLTVKKKSTSILGFVTLDSKGGNQDASFLSNYATLNVVDEIKRLSGVGDVSIIGSGDYAMRIWLRPDKVAQLGLTPADVLNAIQEQNQQFAAGKIGAEPSTSPQEFTYTASAKGRLESVEEFGNIIVRANPDGSQTRVKDVARVELGSNAYDVVANHNGKPSVGMAVYLQPGANALSVIESIRKKMDELKSRFPQGMSYDIPYDTTKFVKISIEEVLHTLFEAIVLVFVVVYIFLQNARATLIPCLAVPVSLIGTCAGMAAFGFSINLLTLFGMVLAIGIVVDDAIVVLENVERIMTTEKLSPKDAAIKAMDEVSGPVVAIVLVLCSVFLPVAFMGGMTGVMYKQFAVTIAVSVVISGIVALTLTPALCALILKPTHHEPNRFFRWFNRNFDKVTNSYVGGVAFLNRRVGVAFLIFGAMIVLLLVLFKTVPGGLVPDEDQGYLMVVPIMPDAASLSRTETVTKQLDTALLKDKSVAEALTFSGFDVISGTYRSNAATSFVTLKDWKEREGKGEDSFSLARKVMFAGARIKDAIVLAFNPPPITGMSTTGGLEAYIQSRGTTDPAAIEQTIQAYLEAAKKRPEFATVSTTYRATVPQMFFDLDRDKAKTLGVPVNQVFNTLAATFGSQYVNDFNLFGRTYKVQLQSEADFRSQPDDIRNVFVRSASGEMIPLSSLVKVRPIVGPELVERFNVFSAGKVMLTPAPGVSSGQAIAAAEEIAAQTLSGDYSLAWMGSAYQEKLAGGTSAQAFIFGIIMVFLILAAQYERWTLPIAVITAVPFGLFGALIAVWATGLTNDVYFQIGLVTLIGLSAKNAILIVEFAVEKHQEGMSLLDAALESARLRFRPIVMTSLAFILGCVPLVTSTGAGSASRHSIGTGVIGGMLAATCLATFFVPLFFRLIMGLGSKKKKAEPATPALESHGVDHE
- a CDS encoding efflux RND transporter periplasmic adaptor subunit, which produces MSSGRALPLAVPLAVSLTLAFALSACDKKAEAPKQPPPKVTVLQLQPRTLETTYETVGQTAGYRQIQVRARVEGILLKRDYTEGKPVKAGQLMFQIDPATYKATLDQALGVEAQTKAALDKATADRDRIIPLYKENAVSRKDYDDAMAAYDSAKANLDSSKAKSEEARINLGYTNVVAPIGGMASKINFSEGSLVSPATSNGGLLTTIDQLDPLYANFSISETDKLALQQAEKRGDVVLPQNQRYPVKLRLSDGTLYDHSGLIDFADSKVDPTTGTISGRAIIPNPSGTLLPGQFVRVLIGGIMRKNAILIPQRAVVQIQADKAVLVVNDKNVVESRVVQLGNAYGTDFIVASGLKGNERIVVEGVLKARPGSPVEPVDASAVAAADAPAAAAVSNASTDK
- a CDS encoding ChbG/HpnK family deacetylase gives rise to the protein MPLLFAPSRTLVRQFLPFCAGLLFATTAIATPLSSCLGFKPRDKVLIVEAADVGMQPDIDAAAFRLIETGTIQTLAIMPVGNESDMALRRAKARDLGVGVSLALTNEWQDKLPWRGVLPVQSVPSLYNSQGNLWRTPAELALHATEEDARQELLAQIARVKESGVKITHLESRNAFWRASPMLTRLYLSLAQQTGYPVVTSLSEMPLDKQLALNRNGQRAGIVTPDTASSLFDVTTDKPGERFDDYGRLLRSLPAGINLLSIYPAQSSVAARTALSDLPLRTSDFAIWSNGDITKTALQNRIRFSNFAAMQSLQDKINADTDECLAQAINR
- a CDS encoding hybrid sensor histidine kinase/response regulator, which produces MTTGQAHATHLRRPAALRLLLQALCLFALLLTALPASAIVVTPDTPGVELDHELKLWRDPSRNASIDQAANAAAQGQFTSPHGLQRSRGYSRDAWWFRFELRNPSPAKLNSYIEYTDGLIDSVTLYTRPAGSNEPWKRQAFRGGQTEDARPLATIRPVFREPVAAGVSEDVMVRVLFNEHADMSGPIYSDLRVWGEQPFFRANSHEMFMIGGMIGIMLLVAFGALTGFAATRDKAFLYYGLNLLMLTISFHSATGVWPLLLWNGHFSLKLLFFCSGIYFICAAQFVRHYLHVSRFSPWLDKALLSIVAIGGISSVAALVGQEQFALEALNIGGIGFLIYIAASVMAIRNRVPGAKLFLLAWATYSVSLTVTWGLRDYGLIEHDSFSYRFIFVGIVIEIMLFSVAMALRVRELRRRKEAAESAYRFHLIAEAERLESLVTQRTAELETARSQAETANHAKTTFLAHVSHEIRTPLTAILGYVERFSDERDLSSPQTQWLSHIQDSGEYLLSLIGNVLDVSKLEAGHIKLYETPMSMAGLVRQLHGLFHEQAARKGVAFEIVAPDNGWFRLDAGKWRQILVNLIGNAIKLTEEGKVAIHLAHEARGNNGHWLVAKVIDTGPGIANQDSQVIFTPFEQAAAGRRAGGAGLGLSICRDFTHLMGGHIELDSTPGQGTTFTVHVPVTPAQPAHESTRTDWQGALTGRTIMIAEDQPLNRDLLSEILNRAGATVLSAEDGIDAMGVWRGQPHIDTILADFHMPFMNGIRLAQSLRKLGFAGQFYLVSAGHSPDATELAAAGVDGWVTKPFTRDQLLRTLVEKTLVKPQHAIPASLEEAAAALGYSMEKAVPFAQRGLDRIGVLLQELAEQEQLSERSRHAHSAKGIAGQIGMLKLMRALDALEQAPEAMQLAVAQLELAAASAILARRARQLATESLNDEIS